The window CTGAGCCTCTGCAcagcccctcctgcctctctgTGCCCACATGgttccctctcctgcaggagctacAGAATTTGGCCTCCAGGCACCCCAACCTGGTCATCATCCCTCTTGGTAGGTGTCCTGAGGTAGGGGCCCCTCGCCCTGGTTCCCCTGGCATGTACCCAGGCACTGCACACACCCTGGGAGCCCTGCACCGGGAGGGAGCCGGTGGGGACACCAGGCGCTGCCCTTCTTCCTGCCCATGGCCAGCCCCAAGGGCACGTCCCTGGGGGAACACGGCGGGCTTCCATCCACTGGCACTGGGTGAGGTGTGAGCCACCACGGTGATGCTGACCTCCCCTGCACTGGCTCTGCAGAAGTCACTGACCTCACTAGCATCAAGGTGGCTGCAGCCAGAGTTGGGGAGCAggtggggggctcggggctgaACATCCTCATCAACAATGCTGGAATTGCCAAGTTGAACTTGCTTGATACAGAGATGCTGGAGGACATGTCCCAGATTTACATCACCAACACAGTTGGGCCCCTGCTGCTGAGCCAGGTGAGACCCTCACCCGAGCTGGGCTGTCCTGAGGGGCATGAAGGGCCAGTGGGAGAGtaccctgcctctgctctggtGCCGATGGCTCTTGCCCAACAAGAAGCTCATAGAGCCATGGGCTGGAGCTCAGGAGCTAGAGCCTGGCAGGCTGGGGCAGTGGGAAGACAAGGGAGGATGCTCCAGTGCTGGTGCTAATGTTGCCCTCTGTGGAAGAACCTGGTCCTCTCCCCTGTGCCACCTCTGTGTGTGCTCctgtctcctctttctccttgcaGGCATTCCTGCCCTTGCTGAAGACGGCTGCCCAAGGGAGCCCGGGCTCAGCGCTGAGCTGCAGCAAGGCAGCCCTCATCAACATGTCCAGCTATGGGGGCTCCATCTCTTCTCCCTGTAGTTGGGATCTGATGCAAGTTGTCTCGTACTGCTGCAGCAAGGTACAGCCATGCCATACTGGGGACAgattccccttccctgccctgttcCTGCCGTGGGGTCTGCAGGTGTCCCCTTGCAGgcacccttcccctcc is drawn from Mycteria americana isolate JAX WOST 10 ecotype Jacksonville Zoo and Gardens chromosome 8, USCA_MyAme_1.0, whole genome shotgun sequence and contains these coding sequences:
- the LOC142413486 gene encoding C-signal-like isoform X2, which encodes MAGLWLCSLMVTGANQGIGLGLVRQFLGLPNPPEWVFAACRDPKGQRAQELQNLASRHPNLVIIPLEVTDLTSIKVAAARVGEQVGGSGLNILINNAGIAKLNLLDTEMLEDMSQIYITNTVGPLLLSQAFLPLLKTAAQGSPGSALSCSKAALINMSSYGGSISSPCSWDLMQVVSYCCSKAALNMLTKCQSLGYREHGILCTALHPGWVQTDVGGSPPMTVDTSVQGMMKVLSSLSEKDTGTFLDW
- the LOC142413486 gene encoding C-signal-like isoform X1, whose amino-acid sequence is MAGLWLCSLMVTGANQGIGLGLVRQFLGLPNPPEWVFAACRDPKGQRAQELQNLASRHPNLVIIPLEVTDLTSIKVAAARVGEQVGGSGLNILINNAGIAKLNLLDTEMLEDMSQIYITNTVGPLLLSQAFLPLLKTAAQGSPGSALSCSKAALINMSSYGGSISSPCSWDLMQVVSYCCSKAALNMLTKCQSLGYREHGILCTALHPGWVQTDVGGSVGHTPPMTVDTSVQGMMKVLSSLSEKDTGTFLDW